From Vigna unguiculata cultivar IT97K-499-35 chromosome 5, ASM411807v1, whole genome shotgun sequence, the proteins below share one genomic window:
- the LOC114185011 gene encoding uncharacterized protein At4g29660 — MTSYMWRKYADYLYTKWEKTFLWDMVEPYRRPKSFTPLVTIYVAAFYSGVIGAAITEQLYKEKYWEEHPGKVVPLMRPKFYWGPWRIMGGDVPKFE; from the exons ATGACAAGCTACATGTGGAGAAAATATGCAGATTATTTGTACACAAAGTGGGAAAAAACCTTTCTTTGGGATATGGTAGAGCCTTACAGAAGGCCCAAATCATTTACTCCATTGGTCACTATTTACGTCGCGGCTTTCTACTCTGGAGTCATTGGTGCTGCCATTACTGAACAACTCTACAag GAAAAGTACTGGGAAGAGCACCCTGGGAAAGTAGTTCCTCTCATGAGACCAAAGTTTTATTGGGGTCCCTGGAGGATCATGGGCGGTGATGTTcctaaatttgaatga
- the LOC114185519 gene encoding poly(A)-specific ribonuclease PARN-like, producing MASVFQLRRRFFCTSSSKWRVKQVTTSNFEESLQELKTHISSSDYVAVSMAKTGSPSPPSWLRPLPFDTAQTAYSKARRAAHRFQLLHFAVCPFSVSSSDKLLAHPYNFVLFPRDELKMGMPSYSFSCQTSLLASMARRGFDFNACVYNGISYLSRAQESAAKVRLGTALSSLPVVKSSSSPTVADTVFVERIRSRIKHWRKTFESSGTSTGRDEELINSLRNIVLGSEQFRSRPCMTIDVCSERQVQLILEMLLDHSDDLLPLLIPTKSGSIHAIRIVLVNSKEEKESLQRELQNFEEEESKKIRGFREVIDSISASQKPVICYNCLNDCTLIHSKFIAPLPPEVDEFVSTLRSVFPNVLDINYLMRKHGTMRKMTNIPSAISYLNSNFFAPVDLEIPDQATVKEGKIHGLNALRLGYLFMKLCSILKISPNVTDSGNKHLAPELEDFTNVFHPRSPPIQDSSNAADVGVWTNNARKISCEHLVFLWGFNLGMTAGMLKSLLRSSHNIFSREFDVKLVDKSCAIVVFWQPGVSEQFLDIMNSEEISGDLKELVSEGLRVTSYETYDRICRLGLWEMDLRESLERALESSYCDKEGNCERKSSEIHWYNDNVINLDDL from the exons ATGGCTTCTGTGTTTCAGTTGAGGCGTCGTTTCTTCTGCACGTCCTCCTCGAAATGGAGGGTGAAGCAGGTGACAACTTCCAACTTCGAAGAGTCCCTGCAAGAGCTAAAGACTCACATCTCTTCCTCCGACTATGTCGCCGTATCCATGGCCAAGACCGGCTCTCCGTCGCCGCCGTCCTGGCTCCGCCCTCTACCTTTCGACACCGCCCAGACCGCCTACTCCAAGGCCCGCCGCGCCGCCCACCGCTTCCAGCTCCTCCACTTTGCTGTGTGCCCCTTCTCCGTCTCCAGCTCCGACAAACTCCTCGCTCACCC TTATAATTTCGTGCTGTTTCCGAGAGATGAATTGAAAATGGGGATGCCTTCTTACAGTTTTTCGTGCCAGACATCGCTTCTCGCCTCCATGGCTCGCCGGGGCTTTGATTTCAATGCTTGCGTTTATAATG GCATATCATATCTATCTAGAGCTCAAGAGTCAGCAGCTAAAGTTCGTCTTGGAACTGCTCTCTCTTCTCTTCCAGTGGTAAAATCTTCTTCATCACCTACTGTTGCGGACACAGTTTTTGTTGAGAGGATTAGATCGCGGATTAAACATTGGAGAAAGACATTTGAAAGCTCTGGCACAAGCACAGGCAGAGATG AAGAACTTATCAACTCCCTTAGGAATATTGTCCTGGGCAGTGAACAGTTCAGATCAAGACCTTGCATGACCATAGATGTATGCAGTGAACGTCAAGTGCAGCTAATTCTTGAG ATGTTGTTAGACCACTCAGATGATCTTCTTCCTTTGCTGATCCCTACAAAGAGTGGGAGCATACATGCAATACGAATTGTTCTGGTAAattcaaaagaagaaaaggaatcATTGCAG AGAGAGCTTCAGAATTTTGAAGAGGAGGAAAGCAAGAAAATTCGTGGATTTCGAGAGGTGATCGATTCAATTTCTGCTTCCCAGAAACCTGTTATCTGCTACAATTGCCTTAATG ATTGTACTCTAATCCATTCAAAATTCATTGCACCACTTCCACCAGAGGTAGATGAATTTGTGAGCACTTTGCGCTCAGTTTTTCCCAATGTACTTGACATAAATTACTTGATGAGGAAACATGGAACCATGAGAAAAATGACCAACATTCCGAGTGCTATATCCTACTTGAATAGTAATTTCTTTGCACCTGTTGATTTGGAAATTCCTGACCAAG CTACTGTAAAAGAAGGCAAGATTCATGGACTTAATGCATTAAGACTAGGCTATTTATTCATGAAGCTATGCTCTATACTGAAAATTTCCCCAAATGTAACTGATTCTGGCAATAAGCATTTGGCTCCAGAGCTTGAAGACTTCACCAATGTATTCCATCCACGGTCACCTCCAATCCAAGATTCATCTAATGCCGCGGATGTTGGTGTGTGGACCAATAATGCAAGAAAAATCAGTTGTGAACATTTGGTTTTCTTATGGGGATTCAATCTTGGTATGACTGCTGGCATGCTAAAGAGTTTACTCCGTTCATCGCATAATATCTTTTCAAGAGAGTTTGATGTTAAATTGGTGGACAAGAGTTGTGCCATTGTTGTTTTCTGGCAACCTGGAGTATCAGAACAATTTCTAGACATAATGAATAGTGAAGAAATTAGCGGAGACTTAAAGGAATTGGTGTCAGAAGGACTGAGGGTAACCAGTTATGAAACCTACGACAGAATATGCAGGCTAGGTTTGTGGGAGATGGATCTTAGAGAGTCACTTGAAAGAGCCTTGGAAAGTTCTTACTGTGATAAAGAGGGTAATTGTGAGAGAAAATCCTCTGAAATTCATTGGTATAATGACAATGTAATTAACTTGGATGATCTTTAA